Genomic window ([Empedobacter] haloabium):
ATGGAAAAAGTGGGCAAGGAAGGCGTCATCACCGTCGAAGACGGCAAGTCGCTGAACGACGAGCTGGACATCGTCGAAGGCATGCAGTTCGACCGCGGCTACCTGTCGCCGTACTTCATCAACAACCAAGAGAAGCAAGTTGCCGTGCTGGAGAATCCGTTCGTCCTGCTGTGCGACAAGAAGATCTCGAACATCCGCGACCTGCTGCCGGTACTGGAGCAAGTGGCGAAAGCCGGCCGTCCGCTGCTGATCATCGCCGAAGACATCGAAGGCGAAGCCCTGGCGACGCTGGTGGTCAACAACATCCGCGGCATCCTGAAGACCTGCGCAGTGAAAGCTCCTGGCTTCGGCGACCGTCGCAAGGCCATGCTGGAAGACATCGCGATCCTGACCGGCGGCCAGGTGGTGGCGGAAGAAGTCGGCCTGACCCTGGAAAAAATCTCGCTGGCCGAACTGGGCCAGGCGAAGCGTATCGAAGTGGGCAAGGAAAACACCATCGTCATCGACGGCGCTGGCGAAGCCAATGCGATCGAAGGCCGCGTCAAGCAGATCCGCGTGCAGATCGAAGAAGCGACCTCCGACTACGACCGCGAGAAGCTGCAAGAGCGCGTGGCCAAGCTGGCCGGCGGCGTTGCCGTGATCAAGGTTGGCGCTGCCACCGAAGTCGAGATGAAAGAGAAGAAGGCCCGCGTGGAAGACGCGCTGCACGCGACCCGTGCCGCCGTTGAAGAAGGCATCGTGCCAGGCGGCGGCGTCGCCCTGCTGCGTGCCCGCGCTGCCCTGAACCTGAAAGGCGACAACCCGGACCAGGACGCCGGCATAAAGATCGTGCTGCGCGCGATGGAAGAGCCGCTGCGCATGATCGTGCAGAACGCCGGCGAAGAGTCGTCGGTCGTCGTCAACGCTGTGCTGTCGGGCAACGGCAACTACGGCTACAACGCCGCCAACGGCACCTACGGCGACATGGTCGAAATGGGCGTGCTGGACCCAGCCAAGGTCACCCGTTCGGCACTGCAGAACGCTGCTTCGATCGCCGGCCTGATGCTGACGACCGACTGCATGGTCGCGGAAGTGGTGGAAGACAAGCCAGCCGGCGGTATGGGTGGCATGGGCGGTATGGGTGGCATGGGCGGCATGGACGGCATGATGTAATCATCCGGCCGGCTCCCAGCCAGCAAGAAAGCCGCTTCTTCGGAAGCGGCTTTTTTTTTGCCCATGAAAAAAGGCTGCCGCGGCAGCCTTCAGTGACATCTCCACATTGTTATCGCCTGCGTGCGAGGCCGGCGCCAACGGCGCTGCCCACTCCCACGCCCAGGCCGATGCCCATGGCGAAATTGCCCATGGCAACACCGATTGCGCAGCCGATCGCGGCGCCGAGGCTGATACCGAAGCCAACATAGCGGCCCGTGCGGTCGTCCGGTTCCATATCCATACTGAGTCTCCGTTGTGAGTTGTTGTGCAACCAATATACGCCGAATTTTCGCCAACATTGCCTTTTTTTTCAGCGAGTGTCCCACGCTGGCAACGCTTCCAATACGGCTGAGCAGGCGCTGCGTCGCAGCAGAAGTTGCCGGAAAAATGGGGTCTGTCCCCATTTTTCCGGCAACATCAGACGCGCGCTTCGCGTGCGCCGGCACTGCGGTGCCCGCCTTATCATGTCCTTTTTGTAACTGAGGGACAGTCATGGCAGATACGGTAGGCGACTTCCTGTTGCAGCGCATGACCGCGTGGGGCGTGCGGCGCGTGTTCGGGTATCCCGGCGACGGCATCAACGGCATCATGGGCGCGTTCGGGCGCCAGGATGCGATCGACTTCATCCAGGTGCGGCACGAGGAAATGGCCGCCTTCATGGCCACGGCGCACGCCAAATTCACCGGTGAGGTCGGCGTGTGCGTGGCCACCTCCGGCCCCGGCGCCATCCACCTGTTGAACGGCCTGTACGACGCCAAGCTCGATCACCAGCCCGTTGTCGCCATCGTCGGCCAGCAGAAGCGCGCGTCGATCGGCGGCGACTACCAGCAGGAAGTGGACCTGGTCTCGCTGTTCAAGGACGTGGCGCACGAGTACGTGCACATGGCCACCGATGCGGCCCAGGTGCGCCACCTGGTCGATCGTGCCTTCCGCATCGCCAAGGAGCAGCGCACCGTCACGTGCATCATCTTCCCCAACGACGTGCAGGAACTGGACGCCGTGCCGAAGCCGCCGCGCGAGCACGGCACCGTCCATTCCGGCATCGGTGAGCTGACCCGCAGCCACGTGCCGCCGGCCGAGGCGTTGCAGCAGGCCGCGCGCATCCTCAACGAAGGGAAAAAGGTGGCGATCCTGGCCGGCGCCGGCGCGCTGCACGCGACGGACGAACTGATCGAGGTGGCCGAGCTGCTGGGCGCGGGCATTGCCAAGGCGCTCCTGGGCAAGGCGGCGGTGCCCGACGACCTGCCCTTCGTCACGGGTTCGATCGGCCTGTTGGGCACGAAGCCCAGCCACGACATGATGAACGACTGCGACACCTTGCTGATGGTGGGCTCGAACTTCCCGTACAGCGAATTCCTGCCGAAGGAAGGCCAGGCGCGCGGCGTGCAGATCGACATCGACGCGCGCCGCGCCAGCGTGCGCTATCCGATGGAATTCAACCTGATCGGCGACGCCAAGGCGACCTTGCGCGCGCTGATTCCCCTGCTGGAGCGCAAGGCCGAGCGCGCCTGGCAGGACGAGATCCGCGCAGGCGTCGAGCGCTGGTGGCGTGTGCTGGAGGGCCGCGCGATGAACGACGCCCATCCGATCAACCCGCAGCGCGTGTTCTGGGAGCTGTCGCCGCGGCTGCCGGACAACGCCGTGGTGGCCGTCGATTCCGGCTCCGTCGCCAACTGGTACGCGCGCGACGTCAAGATGCGGCGCGGGATGATGACCAGCGTGTCGGGCGGCCTGTCGACGATGGGCTGCGCGGTGCCATATGCGATCGCCGCCAAGTTCGCCCTGCCCGACCGGCCCGTCGTCGCGCTGGTGGGCGATGGCGCGATGCAGATGAACGGCATCAATGGCCTGATCACGGTGGCGAAGTACTGGCGCCAGTGGGGCAACGGCAAGCTGGTGATCATGGTGCTGAACAACCAGGACCTGAACCTCGTCACATGGGAGGAGCGCGCGATGGGTGGCAACCCGAAGTACGAGGCATCGCAAACGATGCCGGACTTCCCATACGCGGCCTATGCCGAGCTGCTCGGCCTGAAGGGCATCCGTGTCGACAAGCCCGAAGAGGTGGCGGCCGGCTGGGAGGCCGCGCTGGCGTCGGACCGGCCCTGCGTGCTGGAGATGGTCACGGACCCGGACGTGCCGCCGCTGCCGCCGGACGTCTCGCCCAAGCAGGCCAAGGCCTATTTCGCCGCGCTGCTGAAGGGCGACCCGGACGCGCTGGCCATCGTCAAGGCCAGCATCAAGGAGACCTGGGAGGCCTGGTTCCCGCCGAAGAAGTAAGGGGCGCCGTAATTGCTGGCGGCAGGCCTTTGGTTTAGTATGAGGCACCCCAACCACGCAGAAAGTATCGCCCCGATGAGCAAGCCCTCCCGCCTTCCCGCCGTCGCCGGCACGCTTGCCGGCTTGCTGGCAGCCGGACTGGGAGTGCTGTACTTCGCCCCGCATGGCGACAAGGCGCCCGCCCCTGCGGCGACGAACCAGGCGCCGGCGCAGCGCCTGAGCCGCGAGCAGGCGATGGAGCACCTGCTGGCGCTGCCGGAGCTGAAGGCCTGGTCGGCCGCCATCGAGAAGAACTCGGGCGGCAGCCATCACGGCGCCGTCATCGAATACGATCCGGCGCCGCGCCTGGTCGATGGCAAGCCGTACTACCAGCTCAACTTCGTCGAGAACACGCCGCAGGCGGCGGTCGCCTGGCAGGGTTTCCTCGTCGGCACCAACGGCGACATCCTGGTGGAGGACGAGGCGAACGATCAGTTGCTGACGCTGGCGCGCTGGCGCAGCGAACAGCAGCCGATGCAGCGCGCGGCACCGCGGCCGGCGACACCCTGAGGCCAGTACCGTATCATTGCACCATGTTTAAAAAATTATTCGCCTCCTTCGGCGCGCGCAAGGCTTTGCCGGGTGCTGCCGCCCGCCCGTACAAATCGGAAGAACTGGACCTCGTCTACCAGCTGCTGTTCTGCGACGACCCCGACCTCGTCAAGGCCACGCCGGTGCAGGCTTCGCTGTTCGGCGCCACGCCGGACCCGCGCGTGGTGCAGACGATCGGCGAGGACGCCGGCGAGGAAAGCCGCGTGCGCCTGCTGGCCTGGCACTGGCTGCGCTCTTCCGGCCAGCCGTTCGCCTCGCGCGAAGTACTGGGCATCGTGGTCGAGGTACCGCTGGAGGAAGGCCTGGACGCGCTGGCGGCCTATGCCGACGGCAGCGTACGCTACATCAACCATACCGGCCGCGTGGCCGTGTTCGAGGGCGCGCCGGCCGAGGTGGCCGAACAGGGCAAGCGCCTCGTCCACACGGCCATTGCGCTGGCGGTGCGCGCACCGGTCAAGCAGCGCATGGCGCCGCCAGCCCTGGGCGCCGTGCGCTTCTCGCTGCTGGCCGCGGACGGCCTGCACGTGCGCGAAGGGACGTTTGCCGAGATCGCGCGCGACAAGCTGACCGGCCCCGTGCTGCAGGAAGCCCAGCGCCTGCTGGACACCGTCGTCAAGCAGGGGACGTGACGGCCGGCCGCGCTGCCGCGGCAGGCACCCGCCCCACCCACCAGAACGCGAACAGCACCAGCGCTGTCGCCACCCAGCCATTGATGCCGTAGCCGGCGATATGGCCGGCGGCGTCCGTGTGCAACCACGAGCCGCCCAGCAGCGCGCCGAGGCCGGTGCCGATCTGCGCCACCGCCGCGTTCGCGCTGAGGAAGGCGCCGCGCCGCTGCGGTTCCGGCACCGTCGTCATCAGGGCCTGCAGCGGCACGTTACGGCCGGACATGGCGACCATGAAGAACGGGAACAGCGCGATCAGCACGGCCAGCGACAGCTGCGGCAGGTGCGTCATGCCCAGGATCGGCACGATCGAGGCCAGTGCCATCCAGCGGTACACGCGGTGCTTGCCGGCGCGGTCGGACCAGCTGCCGATCAGGCGCGACGTGAAGAATGTCGCCAGGCCGCCGCCCAGGTAGATCCACATGATGTCGCCCGGCCGCACGCCCAGGTTCCCCACCAGTACCGGCGAGATGAATGGAATGATCAGCATCCCGGACAGCATCGTCACGAACGTCAGCAGGAAGGCGCGCAGGTGCGCCGGCACGCGCAGCAGGCCGGCCAGGTCCGGCAGCACCCGTGCCAGCGGCACGGGCTGGCCCAGGTGCGCCCGCAGGGCCGGCAGCACGAACGCGGCCAGCAGCCAGATCGCCAGCGAGAACACCACCAGCAGGTAGAACGGCGACTGCCAGCCGTAGCGCGCGGCCAGGCCGACGCCCAGCGGCACGCCGGCGATGGCGGCCATGCTGAACGACGTCATCACGACGCCGGTGGCGGCGCCGCGCCGCTGCGCTGGAATCAGGTCGCCGATGATGGCCATGCCGATGGCGCCCAGCACGCCGCCCGTCAGGCCG
Coding sequences:
- the groL gene encoding chaperonin GroEL (60 kDa chaperone family; promotes refolding of misfolded polypeptides especially under stressful conditions; forms two stacked rings of heptamers to form a barrel-shaped 14mer; ends can be capped by GroES; misfolded proteins enter the barrel where they are refolded when GroES binds), whose product is MAAKEVIFGDAARAKMVEGVNILANAVKVTLGPKGRNVVLERSFGSPTVTKDGVSVAKEIELKDKLMNMGAQMVKEVASKTSDNAGDGTTTATVLAQAIVREGMKFVAAGMNPMDLKRGIDKAVAATVEELKKIAKPCTTSKEIAQVGAISANSDASIGERIAEAMEKVGKEGVITVEDGKSLNDELDIVEGMQFDRGYLSPYFINNQEKQVAVLENPFVLLCDKKISNIRDLLPVLEQVAKAGRPLLIIAEDIEGEALATLVVNNIRGILKTCAVKAPGFGDRRKAMLEDIAILTGGQVVAEEVGLTLEKISLAELGQAKRIEVGKENTIVIDGAGEANAIEGRVKQIRVQIEEATSDYDREKLQERVAKLAGGVAVIKVGAATEVEMKEKKARVEDALHATRAAVEEGIVPGGGVALLRARAALNLKGDNPDQDAGIKIVLRAMEEPLRMIVQNAGEESSVVVNAVLSGNGNYGYNAANGTYGDMVEMGVLDPAKVTRSALQNAASIAGLMLTTDCMVAEVVEDKPAGGMGGMGGMGGMGGMDGMM
- a CDS encoding thiamine pyrophosphate-requiring protein, coding for MADTVGDFLLQRMTAWGVRRVFGYPGDGINGIMGAFGRQDAIDFIQVRHEEMAAFMATAHAKFTGEVGVCVATSGPGAIHLLNGLYDAKLDHQPVVAIVGQQKRASIGGDYQQEVDLVSLFKDVAHEYVHMATDAAQVRHLVDRAFRIAKEQRTVTCIIFPNDVQELDAVPKPPREHGTVHSGIGELTRSHVPPAEALQQAARILNEGKKVAILAGAGALHATDELIEVAELLGAGIAKALLGKAAVPDDLPFVTGSIGLLGTKPSHDMMNDCDTLLMVGSNFPYSEFLPKEGQARGVQIDIDARRASVRYPMEFNLIGDAKATLRALIPLLERKAERAWQDEIRAGVERWWRVLEGRAMNDAHPINPQRVFWELSPRLPDNAVVAVDSGSVANWYARDVKMRRGMMTSVSGGLSTMGCAVPYAIAAKFALPDRPVVALVGDGAMQMNGINGLITVAKYWRQWGNGKLVIMVLNNQDLNLVTWEERAMGGNPKYEASQTMPDFPYAAYAELLGLKGIRVDKPEEVAAGWEAALASDRPCVLEMVTDPDVPPLPPDVSPKQAKAYFAALLKGDPDALAIVKASIKETWEAWFPPKK
- a CDS encoding MFS transporter → MTTTLPLTPARERLVLWLLALIQFTVIMDFMVMMPLSPQLMQAFSISAAQFSGAVSAYAWCAGLSGLLAAAYIDRFDRKRLLLTVFMLFNLSNLACALAPSFHVLVLSRAFAGLTGGVLGAIGMAIIGDLIPAQRRGAATGVVMTSFSMAAIAGVPLGVGLAARYGWQSPFYLLVVFSLAIWLLAAFVLPALRAHLGQPVPLARVLPDLAGLLRVPAHLRAFLLTFVTMLSGMLIIPFISPVLVGNLGVRPGDIMWIYLGGGLATFFTSRLIGSWSDRAGKHRVYRWMALASIVPILGMTHLPQLSLAVLIALFPFFMVAMSGRNVPLQALMTTVPEPQRRGAFLSANAAVAQIGTGLGALLGGSWLHTDAAGHIAGYGINGWVATALVLFAFWWVGRVPAAAARPAVTSPA